The following are encoded in a window of Burkholderia ambifaria AMMD genomic DNA:
- a CDS encoding protein TraD — translation MNEQTTTNTAAHDEPLAVLPPVDDDAAGREAVREKMADALTPGFQVEFDPDEAERVGAFVEDALSEQDAAASGDDLVEVDGALEPAFLDDEGPSADIPPFITTTNARELYDLRPGETVAQAAARKASEG, via the coding sequence ATGAACGAGCAAACCACCACCAACACCGCCGCCCACGACGAGCCGCTGGCCGTCCTGCCGCCGGTTGACGACGACGCCGCCGGCCGCGAGGCCGTGCGCGAGAAGATGGCCGACGCGCTGACGCCCGGCTTCCAGGTCGAGTTCGACCCCGACGAAGCCGAGCGCGTGGGCGCGTTCGTGGAGGACGCGCTGTCCGAGCAGGACGCCGCCGCGAGCGGCGACGACCTGGTGGAAGTCGATGGCGCGCTGGAGCCGGCATTCCTGGACGACGAAGGCCCGAGCGCCGACATCCCGCCGTTCATCACCACCACGAACGCCCGCGAGCTGTACGACCTGCGGCCCGGCGAGACGGTTGCCCAGGCCGCCGCGCGCAAGGCGTCGGAGGGCTGA